In a single window of the bacterium genome:
- a CDS encoding capsid cement protein translates to MAERLYKPLLIDTLKAAVNIEKQRFIGFDGNYCGANAKAYGVSDVEIEAEQYAPVALFGILLVKTAGAITAGTRVASDANGYAVAYSTGESNGYALDTAVGAGEIIRIIRGI, encoded by the coding sequence ATGGCAGAAAGATTATACAAACCACTTTTAATTGACACTCTAAAAGCAGCGGTAAACATCGAGAAGCAAAGATTTATAGGCTTTGACGGAAATTATTGCGGAGCAAACGCTAAAGCTTACGGTGTTTCAGATGTCGAAATTGAAGCAGAACAATATGCTCCCGTTGCTTTATTCGGAATTTTGCTAGTTAAAACAGCAGGTGCAATTACAGCAGGAACTCGTGTCGCATCAGATGCAAACGGCTACGCCGTAGCTTATTCAACAGGAGAATCAAACGGTTATGCTCTCGATACTGCAGTAGGAGCAGGTGAAATTATACGAATAATCAGGGGAATTTAA